A region from the Vicia villosa cultivar HV-30 ecotype Madison, WI linkage group LG3, Vvil1.0, whole genome shotgun sequence genome encodes:
- the LOC131657142 gene encoding DNA-directed RNA polymerase V subunit 5C-like: MASECMVRLRHEGTIESIRYFECRRTLMEMLRDRGYNVSESDLTLTLPEFRSRFGQYPKPESLGLITSHRNNPSNKVQVMFRGNEDIKKKTLMEIYSQIVDRENLSRLILIVQSKMTPYARKDLETCQCKVEIIKLADLVVNVTKHVLQPKYEILTADEKQELLRKHKVEANQLPLMLRTDAIASYYGLEKGQVVKITHSGEMFNSLVTYRCVV, translated from the exons ATGGCGAGCGAGTGTATGGTTCGTCTCCGCCACGAAGGAACCATCGAAAGCATCCGCTACTTCGAATGCAGAAGAACCTTAATGGAAATGCTCCGTGACAGAGGCTACAACGTTTCCGAATCTGACCTCACTCTCACTCTTCCGGAGTTCCGTTCTCGCTTCGGACAGTATCCGAAACCAGAAAGCCTCGGTTTGATCACTTCCCATCGCAATAACCCCTCCAACAAG GTGCAGGTTATGTTCAGAGGAAATGAagatataaagaaaaaaacattgaTGGAAATATATAGCCAGATTGTTGACAGAGAAAATCTGAGTAGGCTGATACTTATTGTGCAAAGCAAAATGACTCCGTATGCACGTAAAGATTTGGAAACCTGTCAATGTAAAGTTGAGATTATAAAA TTGGCTGACTTGGTGGTCAATGTAACAAAGCATGTGCTGCAGCCAAAGTATGAGATACTGACTGCTGATGAGAAGCAAGAACTGCTCAGGAAGCATAAGGTGGAAGCGAACCAG TTACCTCTCATGCTAAGAACTGATGCCATAGCTAGCTACTATGGGCTGGAAAAAGGACAAGTTGTCAAGATCACTCACAGTGGCGAGATGTTCAATTCTCTGGTAACCTACCGCTGTGTCGTGTAA
- the LOC131659743 gene encoding uncharacterized protein LOC131659743 codes for MDIFRQLQISIPFSEALEQMPEYAKFMKDILTKKKKYTEPETVILDAKCSAIIQSTLPRKESDPGRVTLPVTIGDIHMGRGLVDLGSSTNLIPLSMVKRLGILDLKATRMTLQLADKSTTRPYGVAEDLLVKVDKLLFPIDFVVIDMEEDIDTPLILARPFMKTTRMMIDIDDGLMKVRFQDEKVCFDLFEAMKHPSDNGDCFRIDATEEVIMQVESQIHLFNPLEKTLTKALDVLNEDEEKEIEECLRDLDVSEEISPFEAKMEELKNEPKVDEAKLEFKMLPSHLKYAFLEEGGKKPVIISGSSSNKEEEKSIHVLKSNKEAIGWVLSDLNIKVH; via the coding sequence ATGGATATATTTCGACAATTGCAAATCAGCATTCCTTTTTCGgaagctttagagcaaatgccggAGTATGCAAAGTTCATGAAAGATATTCTTACAAAGAAGAAGAAGTACACCGAGCCCGAAACTGTCATCCTTGATGCGAAGTGTAGTGCAATTATCCAAAGTACCTTGCCAAGAAAAGAGAGCGATCCCGGAAGAGTCACTTTGCCGGTTACCATTGGTGATATTCATATGGGAAGAGGTTTAGTTGATTTGGGTTCGAGTACCAATCTTATTCCATTGTCCATGGTGAAAAGGTTAGGCATTCTTGACTTAAAGGCAACGAGAATGACATTACAACTAGCTGATAAGTCCACAACTCGTCCTTATGGGGTTGCGGAAGATCTACTTGTGAAGGTTGATAAATTATTATTTCCCATTGATTTTGTTGTGATTGATATGGAGGAAGACATTGATACACCATTGATTCTTGCacggccttttatgaagacgacaAGGATGATGATTGATATTGACGATGGTTTAATGAAGGTGAGATTCCAAGATGAAAAAGTGTgctttgatctctttgaagctaTGAAACATCCAAGTGATAAcggtgattgttttagaattgatgcaACAGAGGAAGTTATTATGCAAGTGGAAAGTCAAATTCATTTGTTCAACCCTCTTGAGAAAACATTGACGAAAGCTCTTGATGTTcttaatgaagatgaagaaaaagagattgaagaatgtTTGCGGGATCTTGATGTATCCgaagagataagtccttttgaGGCAAAGATGGAAGAGTTGAAAAATGAGCCAAAGGTGGATGAAGCAAAGTTAGAATTTAAGATGTTACCATCCCACTTGAAATATGcttttcttgaagaaggtggaAAGAAGCCGGTAATAATTAGTGGTTCATCGTCAAACAAGGAGGAAGAGAAGTCAATTCATGTGTTGAAATCTAACaaggaagcaataggatgggttctttccgatcTAAATATAAAGGTACACTAA